In Campylobacter vicugnae, a genomic segment contains:
- a CDS encoding type III pantothenate kinase, translating to MILCDIGNTNATFFDGRKIWNLSIDEFNTYEPKEKIYYINVNEKVAQKLSNPLFIDIEPYIKLNSTYIGLGVDRAAACYAINNGLIVDAGSAITLDLMANGCHIGGFIMPGITTTLSSLKNISPRLDIPLNSQVDLECLPQRTQDAISYGVIKPIVNLINDFASGKSIYFTGGDGEFLSRFFSQSLYDRMLIFRGMQRAINENKEILC from the coding sequence ATGATTTTATGTGATATTGGCAATACTAATGCTACTTTTTTTGATGGTAGAAAGATTTGGAATTTAAGTATTGATGAATTTAATACATATGAGCCAAAAGAGAAAATATACTATATCAATGTGAATGAAAAAGTTGCTCAAAAGCTTTCTAATCCATTATTTATAGATATTGAACCATATATAAAGTTAAATAGCACTTATATTGGATTAGGTGTAGATAGAGCTGCTGCATGTTATGCTATTAATAATGGCCTAATTGTTGATGCAGGCAGTGCTATTACGCTTGATTTGATGGCCAATGGATGCCATATAGGTGGATTTATTATGCCTGGAATTACCACAACTCTATCTAGTCTTAAAAATATATCACCAAGACTGGATATACCATTAAACTCTCAAGTAGATCTTGAGTGTTTGCCGCAACGCACACAAGATGCAATTAGCTATGGAGTAATAAAACCAATAGTAAATCTAATTAATGATTTTGCAAGTGGAAAATCCATATATTTTACCGGTGGAGATGGAGAGTTTTTATCTAGATTTTTTTCTCAATCACTATATGATAGAATGCTAATCTTTCGTGGTATGCAAAGAGCTATAAATGAAAATAAGGAGATTTTATGCTAA
- a CDS encoding CvpA family protein — protein sequence MDFITWFDIIVIAVVVILGIKGVINGLIKEVFGLIGIIGGVIIASRNANLVGEQISLYLYELSDSAEFFFGFLLALLLFWFVCLLLGNLLSKMLKMSGLGFVDRLLGFFVGAAKIFLVLAILAAIVSKISILNQKISPYFEGSKVYPILLSAGQFIMAMDISNVKDSVENTKIVVPEILDNNDSMEQNSTKVEQ from the coding sequence ATGGATTTTATTACTTGGTTTGATATTATTGTTATTGCTGTTGTGGTGATTTTAGGTATTAAGGGCGTTATAAATGGCCTTATTAAAGAAGTATTTGGACTTATTGGAATCATTGGCGGTGTGATTATAGCTAGTAGAAATGCAAATTTAGTCGGTGAGCAAATTAGCCTTTATTTATATGAACTTAGTGATTCAGCTGAGTTTTTCTTTGGTTTTTTACTTGCGTTACTTCTATTTTGGTTTGTATGTTTATTATTAGGAAATTTACTCTCAAAAATGCTAAAAATGAGTGGTCTTGGATTTGTAGATAGATTGCTAGGATTTTTTGTTGGTGCTGCAAAAATATTTTTAGTTCTTGCTATTTTGGCTGCGATTGTATCAAAAATTTCAATACTTAATCAAAAAATATCTCCATATTTTGAAGGTAGCAAGGTATATCCAATATTATTATCTGCTGGGCAGTTTATTATGGCTATGGATATTAGCAATGTAAAAGATAGTGTAGAAAATACTAAAATAGTTGTACCTGAAATTTTAGATAACAATGATAGCATGGAGCAAAATTCAACTAAGGTGGAGCAATGA
- a CDS encoding Fur family transcriptional regulator — protein sequence MIENIEYDALLERFKRVLRDNGLKYTKQREVLLQTLYNNSEHFTPEQLYLYIKERYPGLNVGIATVYRSLNLLEESGMVTSISFGAQGKKFELANKPHHDHMICRQCGLIVEFEDQIIEKRQLAIAKEHGFKLTGHIMQLYGVCSECNKQKIKGI from the coding sequence ATGATAGAAAATATTGAATATGATGCTTTACTAGAGCGTTTTAAGAGAGTTTTACGAGATAATGGGTTAAAATATACCAAACAGCGTGAAGTACTTTTACAAACACTATATAATAATAGCGAGCATTTTACCCCAGAGCAGTTATATTTGTATATCAAAGAACGCTATCCGGGATTAAATGTTGGCATTGCTACTGTATATAGAAGTCTAAATTTGCTTGAAGAATCTGGTATGGTAACTTCTATTAGTTTTGGTGCGCAAGGAAAGAAATTTGAACTAGCTAATAAACCACATCACGACCATATGATTTGTAGGCAGTGTGGTTTGATAGTTGAATTTGAAGATCAGATAATAGAAAAGCGTCAATTAGCAATTGCTAAAGAGCATGGTTTTAAGCTTACTGGCCATATTATGCAACTATATGGTGTTTGTAGTGAATGCAATAAACAAAAGATAAAAGGAATTTAA
- a CDS encoding type IV pilus twitching motility protein PilT, whose product MSIRSLLDLVIDKKASDLHLVARSMPKIRIDGELVSTGNIILTPNDIEEICLPLLDDEQKSELKSSKELDFSIDLGKSGRFRANYYYTMNGELSAAFRMIPFQTPTLDDIYAPQILFDLAKKQKGLILVTGATGSGKSTTLAAILNEINQNQNKHIITIEDPVEFIHTSKNSLFSHRNVGSDTKSFTRALKYALREDPDVILVGEMRDKETMAMTIEAAQTGHLVFATLHTSSAVGSINRIIDSFSGSDQAYIRSSLASSLIAIISQNLLPKINGGRIALFEIMLNNIAISNLIREGKTHQILSQMQIGSAQTGMRIMANEIQKALNENLISKEVAMQFNATNLNIMEHN is encoded by the coding sequence ATGAGTATAAGATCTTTGCTTGATTTGGTAATTGATAAGAAGGCTAGCGATCTTCATTTAGTAGCTAGAAGTATGCCTAAAATTAGAATTGATGGGGAGCTAGTATCTACTGGGAATATTATTCTAACGCCAAATGATATAGAGGAGATCTGCTTACCTTTGCTTGATGATGAGCAAAAATCAGAGTTAAAATCGTCTAAAGAGCTTGATTTTTCCATTGATCTTGGTAAAAGCGGTAGATTTCGTGCAAATTACTATTATACAATGAACGGTGAGCTCTCAGCGGCTTTTCGTATGATACCGTTTCAAACGCCTACGCTAGATGATATTTATGCACCACAGATTCTTTTTGATCTTGCTAAAAAACAAAAAGGTTTAATTTTAGTTACTGGAGCTACTGGAAGTGGTAAAAGCACAACTTTAGCAGCTATTTTAAATGAGATAAATCAAAATCAAAATAAGCATATTATCACAATTGAAGATCCAGTTGAGTTTATTCATACGAGTAAAAATTCGCTATTTTCTCACAGAAATGTAGGTAGTGATACTAAGTCATTTACAAGAGCTTTAAAATATGCTTTAAGAGAAGATCCAGATGTTATCTTAGTTGGCGAGATGAGAGATAAAGAGACTATGGCAATGACAATTGAAGCAGCTCAAACTGGACATTTAGTTTTTGCTACTTTGCATACAAGCTCGGCTGTAGGTTCTATTAATAGAATTATTGATAGTTTTAGTGGTAGTGATCAAGCTTATATTAGAAGCTCTTTGGCATCATCGCTTATTGCTATTATATCTCAAAATTTGCTACCTAAAATTAATGGTGGAAGAATTGCGCTTTTTGAGATTATGCTAAATAATATAGCTATTTCAAATTTAATTAGAGAGGGAAAAACACATCAAATACTCTCTCAAATGCAAATTGGTAGCGCTCAAACAGGCATGAGAATAATGGCAAATGAGATTCAAAAAGCACTAAATGAAAATTTAATAAGCAAGGAAGTTGCAATGCAGTTTAACGCTACAAATTTAAATATTATGGAGCATAATTAA
- the gatC gene encoding Asp-tRNA(Asn)/Glu-tRNA(Gln) amidotransferase subunit GatC, which yields MQIDDKMLEKLEKLSALKIPDEKREEFKDQLSKIVDFVDVLNELNLDGIEAAVSTANGGTPLRDDEPRKSDVIDIILQNAPQKQGKSFEVPKIIE from the coding sequence GTGCAGATTGATGATAAGATGCTTGAAAAACTAGAAAAATTAAGCGCACTAAAAATTCCTGATGAAAAACGTGAAGAGTTTAAAGATCAGCTTAGTAAAATTGTTGATTTTGTAGATGTTTTAAATGAGCTAAATTTAGATGGTATAGAGGCTGCTGTGAGCACTGCAAATGGTGGAACTCCACTTCGTGATGATGAACCACGCAAAAGTGATGTAATAGATATAATCTTACAAAATGCCCCACAAAAACAGGGCAAAAGTTTTGAAGTTCCAAAAATTATTGAGTAG
- a CDS encoding L-seryl-tRNA selenium transferase has translation MNLKICVTLSLAIFIFAGCYTKREYYEPEFISKNMSFKNYLDSSLHQTSKYGAVLDNGSVLLKSGEVIELNLNKDDNFLGKYQDKLLVASIDGSFKVLLDKDEYYTTKFKTRIVSASINDNYLAALSVDNTIYLIDMISDQLLLEYNIGPSYAIDAKMANPIFLNSITVYPTLDGKIMIVDTASGRILRDAIVSSEPFFNNIIFLDLLGDKMFAASATKLMAIAPEGVKHYDGQIKDVLIYADKIYIFLKDGMVEILDLDLNKISSKNFKFAIFSGVIPKDDKLYIFEKTGYMFITDLNLENLEIIELNSKISKKSFTGANAFYYDDEILELK, from the coding sequence ATGAATCTTAAAATATGCGTTACACTATCTTTGGCTATTTTTATTTTTGCTGGTTGCTACACTAAAAGAGAGTATTATGAGCCTGAGTTTATATCTAAAAATATGAGTTTTAAAAACTACTTAGACTCTTCACTGCATCAAACTAGCAAATATGGAGCCGTTTTAGATAATGGAAGCGTATTGCTTAAAAGTGGTGAAGTTATAGAGTTAAATTTAAATAAAGATGATAATTTTTTAGGTAAATATCAAGATAAGCTATTAGTAGCTAGTATAGATGGTTCATTTAAGGTTTTATTAGATAAAGATGAGTATTATACTACCAAATTTAAAACTAGAATAGTATCAGCCTCTATAAATGATAATTATCTTGCAGCACTTAGCGTAGATAACACTATTTATCTTATAGATATGATAAGCGATCAACTACTTTTAGAATATAATATTGGACCATCATATGCAATTGATGCTAAGATGGCAAACCCAATATTTTTAAACTCAATTACAGTCTATCCAACGCTAGATGGCAAAATCATGATAGTAGATACAGCTAGTGGTCGTATATTAAGAGATGCTATAGTAAGCAGTGAGCCATTTTTTAACAATATTATATTTTTAGATCTGCTTGGTGATAAAATGTTTGCAGCAAGCGCTACAAAACTAATGGCAATCGCACCAGAAGGTGTTAAACACTATGATGGCCAGATTAAAGATGTTTTAATTTATGCTGACAAAATTTATATATTCCTAAAAGATGGTATGGTTGAGATTTTAGATCTTGATCTTAATAAAATTTCTAGCAAGAATTTCAAATTTGCCATATTTTCAGGAGTTATTCCAAAAGATGATAAACTATATATATTTGAAAAAACTGGCTATATGTTTATTACTGATTTAAACTTAGAAAATCTTGAGATTATAGAGCTTAATTCTAAAATTAGCAAAAAGAGTTTTACAGGTGCAAATGCCTTTTATTATGATGATGAGATATTAGAATTAAAATAA